A window from Cellulomonas sp. C5510 encodes these proteins:
- a CDS encoding AzlD domain-containing protein: protein MSRLTVWVAVLASAAVVLATKVAGHLLPARVLARPRVTRTAALVTAALLAALVAVQVGTTDGVLVLDARLVALVVAAVALLLRAPFVVVVLLAAATAALLRYLGMP from the coding sequence GTGAGCCGGCTCACCGTCTGGGTGGCGGTCCTCGCGTCCGCCGCCGTCGTGCTCGCGACGAAGGTCGCCGGCCACCTGCTGCCCGCCCGGGTGCTCGCCCGCCCCCGCGTGACCCGGACCGCCGCGCTCGTCACCGCTGCGCTGCTCGCCGCCCTGGTCGCCGTGCAGGTCGGGACCACCGACGGCGTGCTCGTCCTCGACGCCCGGCTCGTCGCGCTCGTCGTCGCCGCCGTGGCGCTGCTGCTGCGGGCGCCGTTCGTCGTCGTCGTGCTGCTGGCGGCGGCGACCGCCGCCCTGCTCCGCTACCTCGGGATGCCCTGA
- a CDS encoding carbohydrate ABC transporter permease: MTTADVLAPPPASAPARAPVARTGALRSRRRRSALLWFLLLAGPNVALLLVFVYRPLVQSFYLSTLQWNLGSPVARQIGLGNYVELFTSRGFAQVAGTTVVFTVATVGGALVLGLGLALLLNQRLRGRGFARTVAFAPYVLSGFAVGILWLFIFDPRYGLMREVLSWVGASSPQWYTERPWPLVMVIVVYLWKNLGYVALIYLAGLQSVPQDLKDAAALDGASPARTLRSIVLPLLTPTSFFLLVTMMLASLQSFDLIKAMTQGGPLGSTTTLMYSVYQESFVNGRAGYASAVATVLFVVLLAVTAVQMRFVQRKVHYA, translated from the coding sequence GTGACCACTGCCGATGTCCTCGCCCCGCCGCCGGCGTCCGCGCCGGCCCGCGCGCCGGTGGCGCGCACCGGGGCCCTGCGTTCGCGCCGCCGCCGGTCGGCGCTCCTCTGGTTCCTCCTGCTGGCGGGGCCGAACGTGGCCCTGCTGCTCGTGTTCGTGTACCGGCCGCTGGTGCAGTCGTTCTACCTGTCGACCCTCCAGTGGAACCTCGGATCCCCGGTGGCCCGCCAGATCGGGCTCGGCAACTACGTCGAGCTGTTCACCTCGCGCGGCTTCGCCCAGGTCGCGGGCACGACGGTGGTGTTCACGGTTGCGACTGTCGGCGGCGCCCTGGTGCTGGGTCTCGGCCTGGCGCTGCTGCTGAACCAGCGGCTCCGCGGCCGCGGGTTCGCGCGGACGGTGGCGTTCGCGCCGTACGTGCTGTCGGGCTTCGCTGTCGGCATCCTGTGGCTGTTCATCTTCGACCCGCGCTACGGGCTGATGCGTGAGGTGCTCAGCTGGGTCGGGGCGAGCTCCCCGCAGTGGTACACCGAGCGCCCGTGGCCGCTGGTCATGGTGATCGTGGTGTACCTGTGGAAGAACCTCGGCTACGTCGCGCTCATCTACCTGGCCGGGCTGCAGTCGGTCCCGCAGGACCTCAAGGACGCCGCGGCGCTCGACGGGGCGTCCCCGGCGCGGACCCTGCGGTCGATCGTCCTCCCGCTGCTGACGCCGACGTCGTTCTTCCTGCTCGTGACGATGATGCTGGCGTCGCTGCAGTCCTTCGACCTCATCAAGGCCATGACCCAGGGCGGTCCGCTCGGGTCGACGACGACGCTCATGTACTCCGTGTACCAGGAGAGCTTCGTCAACGGCCGGGCCGGCTACGCCTCGGCCGTCGCGACGGTGCTGTTCGTCGTGCTGCTCGCCGTCACGGCGGTGCAGATGCGGTTCGTCCAGCGGAAGGTGCACTACGCATGA
- a CDS encoding carbohydrate ABC transporter permease — translation MSVLTPRRPVAEDGPRRTPSQGGPDESAAPDADLPAGRRPRPTPHGSRPGRRRRPPVAGYLTMVLATVVLGAPLVWMLLASVKSSGELYQVPLQWLPEAPSLDNYAQAASTVPLGRLLANSIGITVVGAGLKVVLGLACAYALVFLDFPFKKVVFGLVIATLMIPPQVTIIPNYTLVAGLGWLNTYQGILVPGLASAFGTFLFRQHFLTLPGSILEAAELDGAGHWRRLWRFVVPMSTPTIAAVTLVSVVTEWNDYLWPFLVIDRADRMTLPIGLTLLQNIDGMTNWGVLLAATTVVTLPILLVFLLLQRRLVAGLTAGAVTG, via the coding sequence ATGAGCGTCCTGACCCCCCGTCGGCCCGTGGCCGAGGACGGCCCGCGCCGGACCCCGTCGCAGGGCGGACCGGACGAGTCCGCCGCGCCGGACGCCGATCTGCCCGCCGGCCGTCGCCCCCGCCCCACCCCGCACGGCTCCCGGCCAGGGCGTCGCCGCCGTCCGCCGGTTGCCGGCTACCTGACGATGGTGCTCGCCACGGTGGTGCTCGGTGCCCCGCTGGTGTGGATGCTGCTCGCGAGCGTCAAGTCGTCGGGCGAGCTCTACCAGGTGCCGCTGCAGTGGCTGCCGGAGGCGCCGAGCCTCGACAACTACGCGCAGGCGGCGAGCACCGTGCCGCTCGGCCGGCTGCTGGCGAACAGCATCGGGATCACCGTGGTCGGGGCGGGCCTCAAGGTCGTGCTCGGGCTCGCCTGCGCCTACGCCCTGGTGTTCCTCGACTTCCCGTTCAAGAAAGTCGTGTTCGGGCTCGTCATCGCGACTCTGATGATCCCGCCGCAGGTGACGATCATCCCGAACTACACCCTGGTGGCGGGTCTCGGCTGGCTGAACACCTACCAGGGCATCCTCGTGCCGGGTCTGGCGAGCGCGTTCGGCACGTTCCTGTTCCGGCAGCACTTCCTCACGCTCCCCGGCTCGATCCTCGAGGCCGCGGAGCTGGACGGCGCGGGGCACTGGCGGCGGCTGTGGCGGTTCGTCGTGCCGATGAGCACGCCGACCATCGCGGCCGTGACCCTCGTGTCCGTCGTGACCGAGTGGAACGACTACCTGTGGCCGTTCCTGGTGATCGACCGGGCCGACCGCATGACCCTGCCGATCGGCCTGACCCTGCTGCAGAACATCGACGGCATGACCAACTGGGGCGTGCTGCTGGCCGCCACCACCGTCGTGACGCTGCCGATCCTCCTCGTCTTCCTCCTCCTCCAGCGCCGGCTCGTCGCCGGCCTCACCGCGGGCGCCGTCACGGGCTGA
- a CDS encoding AzlC family ABC transporter permease, translating to MRTALSVSLATGLYGVSFGALSVAAGLDLAQTMALSLLMFSGGSQFAAVGVLGAGGGVGAAVATAGLLGVRNGLYGVQVAPLLGTRGWRRLLAAHLTIDESTAVATAQPGPASTRAGFWWTGAGVFVLWNAFTLLGALLGDALGDPRRYGLDAAAVAAFLALLWPRLAGPRTRTVRVVAVAAAATALALTPVVPAGVPVLAAAALAVVVGVLGDPDGAGPGDGRVSGDGGVVREAGRSDGTAGPVVQP from the coding sequence GTGCGGACCGCGCTGTCCGTGTCGCTCGCCACCGGGCTGTACGGGGTGTCGTTCGGGGCGCTGTCCGTCGCCGCCGGGCTGGACCTGGCGCAGACCATGGCGCTGAGCCTCCTGATGTTCAGCGGCGGGTCGCAGTTCGCGGCAGTCGGCGTGCTCGGCGCCGGCGGCGGGGTCGGTGCGGCGGTCGCGACCGCCGGGCTCCTCGGGGTGCGCAACGGGCTCTACGGGGTGCAGGTCGCGCCGCTGCTCGGCACGCGCGGGTGGCGACGGCTGCTCGCCGCCCACCTGACCATCGACGAGTCCACCGCGGTCGCCACCGCCCAGCCCGGCCCCGCGTCGACGCGCGCCGGGTTCTGGTGGACGGGCGCCGGGGTGTTCGTCCTGTGGAACGCGTTCACGCTGCTCGGCGCGCTGCTGGGTGACGCCCTCGGCGACCCCCGGCGCTACGGCCTCGACGCGGCCGCCGTCGCGGCGTTCCTCGCCCTGCTCTGGCCGCGTCTCGCCGGGCCCCGCACCCGGACCGTGCGGGTGGTGGCCGTCGCGGCGGCGGCGACTGCGCTCGCGCTGACACCCGTCGTCCCGGCCGGCGTGCCCGTGCTCGCGGCGGCGGCCCTGGCCGTCGTGGTCGGCGTCCTCGGGGACCCCGACGGGGCGGGCCCCGGGGACGGCAGGGTGAGCGGGGACGGCGGCGTGGTCCGGGAAGCAGGCCGATCCGACGGGACCGCGGGGCCGGTGGTGCAGCCGTGA